From one Cydia strobilella chromosome 24, ilCydStro3.1, whole genome shotgun sequence genomic stretch:
- the LOC134752075 gene encoding histone H2B: MPPKTSGKAAKKSGKAQKNISKSDSKKKKKHKRKESYAIYIYKVLKQVHPDTGISSKAMSIMNSFVNDIFERIAAEASRLAHYNKRSTITSREVQTSVRLLLPGELAKHAVSEGTKAVTKYTSSK; this comes from the coding sequence ATGCCACCCAAGACTAGCGGTAAGGCCGCCAAGAAATCCGGCAAGGCCCAGAAGAACATCTCCAAGTCGGActcgaagaaaaagaagaagcataAGCGCAAGGAGAGCTACGCCATTTACATCTACAAGGTGCTCAAGCAGGTCCACCCCGACACCGGTATCTCCAGCAAGGCCATGTCGATCATGAACTCTTTCGTGAACGACATCTTCGAGCGCATCGCCGCCGAGGCCTCCCGCCTCGCTCACTACAACAAGAGGTCCACCATCACCAGCAGGGAGGTGCAGACATCCGTGAGGCTCTTGCTGCCCGGTGAGCTCGCCAAGCACGCCGTCAGTGAAGGCACCAAGGCCGTCACCAAGTACACCAGCTCCAAGTAA
- the LOC134752076 gene encoding histone H2A: MSGRGKGGKVKGKAKSRSNRAGLQFPVGRIHRLLRKGNYAERVGAGAPVYLAAVMEYLAAEVLELAGNAARDNKKTRIIPRHLQLAIRNDEELNKLLSGVTIAQGGVLPNIQAVLLPKKTEKKA; the protein is encoded by the coding sequence ATGTCTGGACGCGGTAAAGGTGGCAAGGTTAAGGGAAAGGCAAAGTCCCGTTCTAACCGTGCCGGACTTCAGTTCCCCGTCGGTCGTATCCACAGGCTTCTACGCAAGGGCAACTACGCCGAGCGCGTCGGTGCCGGTGCCCCGGTGTACCTAGCCGCCGTCATGGAGTACCTGGCCGCTGAGGTTCTCGAGTTGGCAGGCAACGCCGCTCGCGACAACAAGAAGACCAGGATCATCCCTAGGCATCTCCAGCTGGCGATCCGCAACGACGAGGAGTTGAACAAGCTCCTCTCCGGTGTGACCATCGCCCAGGGTGGTGTGCTGCCTAACATTCAGGCCGTGCTCCTGCCCAAGAAGACCGAGAAGAAGGCTTAA
- the LOC134752074 gene encoding late histone H1-like encodes MADTAVAADAPAPATPAKKPKASASAGAKKPKAKPTHPKTSEMVNSAIKELKERSGSSLQAIKKYIAAQYKVDAEKLAPFIRKYLKSAVESGALIQTKGKGASGSFKLESKSSSAGKKPAAAKKSSAAKSSAAAKKPAAAKPAKAKKAAASPAKPKAATKDKKAAAAKKKPAAKKPSTPAKGKSAAAPKAKKTAKPPTKKPKAPKPKKAAAAPKAKPAAKKAASKK; translated from the coding sequence atggccgaCACCGCAGTTGCTGCCGACGCTCCCGCCCCGGCGACGCCCGCGAAGAAGCCTAAGGCGTCCGCCTCCGCTGGCGCTAAGAAGCCTAAGGCGAAACCCACCCACCCTAAGACGTCCGAGATGGTTAACAGCGCCATCAAGGAGTTGAAGGAGAGAAGCGGTTCGTCCCTGCAGGCTATCAAGAAGTACATCGCCGCCCAGTACAAGGTCGACGCCGAGAAGCTGGCCCCTTTCATCAGAAAATATCTTAAGAGCGCAGTCGAATCCGGCGCACTCATTCAGACCAAAGGCAAGGGCGCGTCCGGCTCCTTCAAACTGGAGTCGAAGTCATCATCGGCCGGCAAGAAGCCCGCCGCGGCCAAGAAATCTAGCGCCGCTAAATCTTCAGCCGCCGCTAAGAAGCCCGCCGCAGCTAAGCCCGCTAAGGCGAAGAAGGCCGCTGCGTCCCCGGCCAAGCCTAAGGCCGCCACGAAGGACAAGAAGGCTGCCGCCGCCAAGAAGAAGCCCGCCGCGAAGAAACCTTCCACCCCCGCCAAGGGCAAGAGCGCCGCCGCGCCTAAGGCCAAGAAGACCGCGAAGCCGCCGACCAAGAAGCCTAAAGCTCCCAAGCCCAAGAAGGCCGCGGCCGCTCCCAAAGCGAAGCCCGCCGCCAAGAAGGCTGCCTCGAAGAAGTAA